From one Thermodesulfobacteriota bacterium genomic stretch:
- a CDS encoding FGGY-family carbohydrate kinase has product MNNKDLLLAIDNGTQSIKAIIFDLEGRIVAKKIAPFTPYYSDQPGWAEQDPEVFWQALCQACQGLWEQDKNFKERIAGIAVTTQRSTVINVDKHGNPLRPAMIWLDQRKTHGMPSLGGPWGFLFKLIRLSDTIAYFQAEAEANWIQTYQPDLWRNTYKYLLLSGYLTYRLTGEFVDSIGCQVGYIPFDYKKLRWAAKHNWKWEVLHIDPKILPRVIPPGQILGEITQKAASETGLPAELPLIAAAADKACEVIGSGSLDPSIGCLSYGTTATINVTSKKYIEAIPLLPPYPSAVPKYHTIEVQIFRGYWMVSWFKEEFGYEEQREAARQGLEVEELFEKLVENVPPGSMGLMLQPFWSPGLKNPGPEAKGAIIGFGDVHTRAHLYRSILEGLAYALREGKERIEKRTGIPIKNLKVSGGGSQSRSAMQLTADIFGLPTDRPHIYETSGLGASIDVAVGLGLHQDFKSAVKAMTRVGDVFEPDVKTHRLYNELYHDVYKKMYKRLKPFYERIREITGYPK; this is encoded by the coding sequence ATGAATAATAAAGATCTGTTACTGGCCATTGACAACGGAACCCAGAGTATTAAAGCCATTATTTTTGATCTTGAAGGCCGGATCGTGGCAAAGAAAATCGCTCCCTTTACGCCTTATTATTCTGATCAGCCCGGGTGGGCGGAACAGGATCCGGAGGTGTTCTGGCAGGCCCTTTGCCAGGCCTGTCAGGGACTGTGGGAGCAGGATAAAAATTTTAAAGAACGAATAGCCGGAATTGCCGTTACCACCCAAAGAAGCACGGTGATCAATGTAGACAAACACGGAAACCCTCTCCGTCCTGCAATGATCTGGCTTGATCAGCGTAAAACTCACGGTATGCCGTCTCTTGGAGGTCCCTGGGGCTTTCTTTTCAAGCTGATCCGTTTAAGCGATACCATTGCCTATTTTCAGGCAGAAGCGGAAGCCAACTGGATACAGACATACCAGCCGGATTTGTGGCGAAACACTTATAAATACCTGCTTCTTTCCGGTTATTTGACATACAGGCTCACCGGGGAATTTGTTGATTCCATCGGGTGTCAGGTGGGCTACATTCCTTTTGACTATAAAAAGCTGCGCTGGGCTGCGAAACATAACTGGAAATGGGAAGTATTGCATATTGACCCAAAAATACTGCCTAGAGTAATACCGCCCGGCCAGATACTTGGGGAAATCACTCAAAAGGCAGCCTCAGAAACAGGCCTTCCGGCAGAGCTGCCGCTGATTGCAGCCGCGGCTGATAAAGCATGCGAGGTTATCGGCTCAGGGAGTCTCGATCCTTCCATCGGCTGCCTTAGTTACGGTACCACCGCTACCATTAATGTCACCAGCAAAAAATATATTGAAGCCATTCCCCTGCTTCCTCCATATCCCTCCGCGGTACCAAAATATCATACCATTGAGGTGCAGATTTTTCGTGGATACTGGATGGTGAGCTGGTTTAAAGAAGAATTCGGATACGAGGAACAGCGTGAAGCTGCCAGGCAGGGCTTGGAAGTCGAAGAGCTTTTTGAGAAATTGGTGGAAAATGTTCCTCCAGGTTCCATGGGTCTAATGCTTCAGCCTTTCTGGTCACCGGGTTTAAAAAATCCTGGGCCTGAGGCCAAGGGAGCCATCATAGGTTTCGGTGATGTTCACACCCGGGCGCATCTTTACCGGTCGATTCTGGAGGGGCTGGCCTATGCTCTCAGAGAAGGAAAAGAGCGCATAGAAAAACGAACAGGGATTCCCATCAAAAACCTAAAAGTGTCGGGCGGCGGGAGCCAGAGCAGAAGCGCCATGCAGCTTACGGCGGATATCTTCGGTTTACCCACGGACCGGCCGCATATTTATGAGACTTCGGGTCTGGGAGCGTCCATCGATGTGGCGGTCGGTCTTGGGCTGCACCAAGATTTTAAATCCGCGGTGAAAGCAATGACCCGTGTGGGAGACGTTTTTGAGCCTGATGTAAAAACACATCGGCTTTATAATGAACTTTACCACGACGTCTATAAAAAGATGTATAAACGCCTTAAACCGTTCTATGAGCGTATCCGCGAAATTACCGGTTATCCGAAATGA
- a CDS encoding glycerol-3-phosphate dehydrogenase/oxidase: MKLEDIKKNWDLIVIGGGITGAGVFREAVHMGLDVLLLERKDFAWGTSSRSSKLIHGGLRYLKEKRFLLTRASVNEREHLLHSAPGLVESLGFLMPVYENQKPGKKMLSVGLSVYDMIAGEKQHQYYEAEKFSSLIPQIRQEALLGGFLFYDAQVDDARLVLRLINEAVESGGTALNYTSAIKINRNVNGEVVGITARDTETLNVKNLSTPAVINATGSWAEELHPSPESKLHLRPLRGSHLLFPGSLLDLSHAVSFVHPADNRPVFIVPWEGAILLGTTDVDHYDDLSKEPTISKEEIDYLMDAFTAMFPSVDISLKDCISTFAGVRPILSRGNLSPSEESREHMIWKDKGLVTITGGKLTTFRRSAQEALKAAKPFFGPGQMNGPNAPELSRVPDRPEMDYGLSLTHWHRLYGRYGKKAEELVGSASPEDLSNISGTQTLWAEVPFAAEHEQVKHLDDLLLRRLRIGLLTPQGGKSYLKRIRRLCKNSLPWNHKRWRKEIKIYLEKWERCYAPVPTEAAPPDEPRPLFINKFKAVFKKIVKRLGQID, from the coding sequence ATGAAACTTGAAGACATAAAGAAAAACTGGGATCTTATCGTTATCGGCGGTGGAATTACCGGGGCAGGCGTCTTTCGGGAAGCAGTCCACATGGGGTTGGATGTGCTTTTGTTAGAGAGAAAAGATTTTGCCTGGGGAACTTCCAGCCGATCTTCCAAATTAATCCATGGCGGGTTGCGCTATCTTAAGGAAAAGCGTTTTTTGCTTACCCGGGCGTCTGTGAATGAACGGGAGCATTTGCTTCACAGCGCACCCGGTTTGGTGGAATCTTTAGGTTTTCTGATGCCCGTATATGAAAACCAAAAGCCAGGGAAAAAAATGTTAAGTGTAGGTCTTTCAGTATATGATATGATCGCCGGGGAAAAACAGCATCAATATTATGAAGCAGAAAAATTTTCTTCTCTCATCCCACAAATTAGACAGGAAGCACTTTTAGGGGGATTTCTTTTTTATGATGCACAGGTGGATGATGCCCGTCTCGTTTTGCGCCTGATCAATGAGGCCGTGGAATCAGGTGGCACAGCTTTAAATTACACCAGCGCAATCAAAATAAACCGCAATGTTAATGGAGAAGTTGTGGGCATCACCGCAAGAGATACGGAAACACTCAATGTGAAAAACCTGTCAACACCGGCAGTTATTAACGCTACAGGATCATGGGCTGAGGAACTTCATCCGTCACCGGAATCGAAACTTCACCTGCGTCCTTTACGGGGAAGTCATCTTCTGTTTCCTGGCAGCCTTTTGGATCTATCCCATGCAGTCAGTTTTGTTCATCCTGCAGATAACCGGCCTGTCTTTATTGTTCCCTGGGAAGGGGCCATACTGCTTGGTACCACTGATGTGGATCATTATGATGACCTTTCAAAGGAGCCAACCATCAGCAAGGAGGAAATTGACTACCTGATGGATGCGTTCACAGCCATGTTTCCCTCAGTCGATATTTCATTAAAAGACTGCATTTCAACATTTGCCGGTGTTCGCCCCATACTCAGCAGAGGTAATCTTTCACCTTCTGAAGAGTCCAGAGAACATATGATCTGGAAAGATAAAGGTCTGGTCACCATCACCGGTGGAAAGTTGACCACCTTCAGGCGGTCGGCACAGGAGGCTTTAAAGGCCGCCAAACCTTTTTTTGGCCCAGGTCAAATGAACGGGCCGAACGCCCCTGAGCTTTCCCGGGTGCCGGACCGCCCTGAAATGGATTATGGCCTGTCATTGACCCATTGGCATCGTCTGTACGGTCGGTACGGTAAAAAAGCAGAAGAGCTGGTTGGCAGCGCTTCCCCCGAAGATCTGTCTAATATTTCCGGTACCCAAACTCTATGGGCGGAGGTGCCCTTTGCCGCAGAACATGAACAGGTTAAACATCTGGACGATCTGCTGTTAAGACGCCTGCGAATAGGACTGTTGACACCACAGGGTGGAAAATCGTACCTTAAACGAATCAGAAGGCTTTGTAAAAATTCTTTGCCATGGAATCATAAACGCTGGAGGAAAGAAATAAAAATATACCTTGAAAAATGGGAGCGTTGTTATGCCCCTGTACCAACAGAGGCTGCACCTCCTGATGAACCCAGACCTTTATTTATTAATAAATTTAAAGCGGTTTTTAAAAAAATAGTTAAACGACTCGGTCAGATAGACTGA
- a CDS encoding GntR family transcriptional regulator, protein MKHNANSLIRPAQYVERELLTSIFNGKYPPGTVLPNERGLAAQMGVTRPTLRETLQRLSGEGWIKIRQGKPTVVNDYWKNGGLRLLATMAKYSDFLPNGFITHLLEVRCTLLPIIARLSAEKAAEVLLKYLAMADSLNDEATGFATYDWKLQLLMAEHSCNPIYTLIFNDFTSAFMAMAFHYFSLNKSRKTSRKYYIDLIHAIHKGSKDVEETVRKAMENSIVIWNEVKTIQGKT, encoded by the coding sequence GTGAAACATAACGCAAACTCACTCATTCGTCCGGCACAGTATGTTGAACGTGAGTTACTGACTTCTATTTTCAACGGAAAATACCCGCCGGGAACGGTTTTGCCCAATGAAAGAGGCCTTGCCGCGCAAATGGGTGTCACCAGACCGACGTTACGGGAAACCCTGCAGCGCCTCTCCGGCGAAGGATGGATTAAAATACGACAGGGAAAACCGACAGTGGTCAATGATTACTGGAAAAACGGCGGGTTGAGGCTGCTGGCCACCATGGCCAAGTATAGCGATTTTTTACCCAATGGATTTATCACCCATCTCCTTGAAGTAAGATGCACCCTGCTTCCCATTATTGCCCGCCTGTCTGCCGAGAAAGCGGCCGAAGTGCTTTTGAAATATTTGGCCATGGCGGACAGTCTTAATGATGAAGCAACTGGTTTCGCAACCTATGACTGGAAGTTGCAGCTTCTTATGGCCGAGCACTCTTGCAATCCCATATATACCCTGATTTTTAATGATTTCACCTCTGCCTTCATGGCCATGGCGTTTCATTATTTCAGCCTTAATAAATCGCGTAAGACCTCCCGAAAATATTATATTGACCTTATACATGCCATTCATAAGGGCAGCAAAGACGTTGAGGAAACCGTCCGCAAAGCCATGGAAAACAGCATTGTCATCTGGAACGAAGTCAAAACCATCCAGGGAAAAACATGA
- a CDS encoding IS630 family transposase, whose product MARPLLIPYPENASIEELKQVARIGSSETTIRCTAIQMLLAGADRELVRNSLLITNRALRKWINRFNHSGVDGIIAKKRPGRTEIIRPEQKSELAELIDQPQQAERTFWTAKAFHGYISDVYQVECSYRTVVRFFHKQGFALKTPQPWSDKQDEQLRENFLQELEQLFNQPDVDIWFADESGFEGDPRPRRRWDKKGRKTRITKNGGHLRMNVIGMVCPRTGQFFAIEASHSDSATFQAFLDEANKIVSFQRTKNVLIMDNASWHRKNTTTWHGWQPKYLPPYSPDLNPIERIWNIMKARWFNNHVCKNEEKLLERLDLAILDIIDNPKSTQKTTAIGTLF is encoded by the coding sequence ATGGCACGGCCCTTACTCATTCCCTATCCGGAAAATGCTTCTATTGAGGAACTTAAGCAGGTTGCCCGGATAGGCTCCAGTGAAACAACTATACGCTGTACAGCCATTCAAATGCTTCTGGCTGGTGCTGACAGAGAACTGGTGCGCAACTCACTTTTAATAACCAACCGAGCATTGAGAAAGTGGATCAATCGTTTCAATCATTCCGGTGTTGACGGAATTATCGCTAAAAAAAGACCCGGCCGGACCGAAATTATCAGACCAGAGCAGAAAAGCGAACTTGCCGAGCTGATAGATCAACCGCAACAGGCGGAGCGAACATTCTGGACTGCAAAAGCCTTTCATGGATACATTAGCGATGTGTATCAGGTCGAATGCAGCTATCGGACAGTGGTTCGTTTTTTCCATAAACAGGGTTTTGCCTTAAAAACACCTCAACCATGGTCCGATAAACAAGACGAGCAATTGCGGGAAAACTTTTTGCAAGAGCTCGAACAGTTGTTTAATCAACCGGATGTAGACATCTGGTTTGCAGACGAGTCCGGATTTGAAGGGGATCCTCGCCCCCGAAGACGATGGGACAAAAAGGGAAGGAAAACCCGGATAACAAAAAACGGCGGTCACCTGAGAATGAATGTAATCGGGATGGTGTGCCCGCGTACAGGACAGTTTTTTGCCATTGAAGCATCTCATTCCGATTCGGCTACCTTCCAGGCTTTCTTGGATGAGGCGAATAAAATCGTTTCATTTCAAAGAACAAAAAACGTTTTGATTATGGACAATGCCTCATGGCACCGAAAAAATACGACCACCTGGCATGGCTGGCAGCCAAAATACTTACCACCCTATTCACCAGACTTGAATCCGATTGAACGGATTTGGAATATTATGAAAGCACGCTGGTTTAATAACCATGTCTGTAAAAATGAAGAAAAATTACTTGAGCGTTTGGATCTAGCTATTTTGGATATTATCGACAACCCAAAATCAACTCAAAAAACAACTGCTATCGGAACGTTATTTTGA
- a CDS encoding PAS domain S-box protein produces the protein MENMFDIILEITQFIIISAIILFLHTSSKKEHIPQHAGWRYIKAGFALILFGVFVDITDNFSALDRFIIIGDTPYQAFLEKVIGYLLGFFLLAIGLWKWMPNIIKLRETENRLKKLYKELEHKVKERTAELNESNINFQLEIEERKRSEDALRESETKYKTLVQNIPGMVYSALPDWSTKFLSGSERICGYTSDEIDSKKDKWLSLIHLDDKERVFRQGSELTKVPKNMVQIYRIITKDGNVCWVEDYKTSLFSKEGEFIGIEGTVYDITSLKQAKDELKNEKTFIDNMLDTITDGFLVIDLEGKILRWNKTISQVTGYSDEEISLMQATDFFSGEDIQLVIDNIGIVLQEGHASNQASVVTKEGKSIPYEFTGDLFRDHEGNPLNICAVGRDITERIHAENALRKSEEKYRDLVENMNEVIFTVDKSGFLVYVSPAIESILGYSPSEVIGKSIQEIIYKADLKLVMGRFQKALAGIKVPTEYRVYKKSGEICWVYSSSKPVFDEKGVYGLQGLLTDIDDRKRAEEEKKGLEKKLVRSQKMEALGILAGGVAHDLNNVLSGIINYPELLLMTLPEESPMRKPLQAIMNSGLKSVAIVQDLLDLTRRGVIVNETLNLNDIVSDHLRSPENKKVISYHPGVDIETNLEPDLLNIIGSPVHLKKAVMNLLSNAAEALSGGGRIIISTENRYVDSPIKGYDHIDEGDFAVLRIQDNGTGIAVEDLQNIFEPFYTKKEMGRSGTGLGMTIVWNTVQDHQGYINLESTVGKGTAFELYFPVTREEIAKEKVSISLKDYIGKGETILVVDDIKEQREIAFQMLKTLGYFVTSVSSGEEAVEYIKNNSADLLVLDMIMDPGMDGLDTYQKILEIHPGQKAIVASGFSETDRVKEVQRLGAGAYIKKPYTFEKIGLALKTELER, from the coding sequence ATGGAAAACATGTTTGATATTATATTAGAAATTACTCAATTCATTATTATTAGTGCGATCATTTTATTCCTTCATACCAGTAGCAAAAAGGAACATATCCCTCAGCATGCGGGTTGGAGATATATAAAAGCTGGTTTTGCATTGATTCTTTTTGGGGTATTTGTAGATATTACGGATAATTTTTCAGCATTAGACCGGTTTATCATCATCGGCGATACTCCGTATCAGGCCTTTCTAGAAAAAGTTATCGGCTATTTGCTGGGTTTTTTCTTACTTGCCATAGGCCTATGGAAATGGATGCCAAATATTATCAAACTCAGAGAAACTGAAAACCGGCTCAAAAAGCTTTACAAGGAGCTTGAACACAAAGTCAAGGAACGTACGGCTGAACTCAACGAAAGCAACATCAATTTTCAGTTGGAAATCGAAGAGCGCAAACGTTCTGAGGATGCATTGCGGGAAAGTGAAACAAAATATAAGACTCTGGTTCAGAATATCCCGGGTATGGTTTATAGCGCTTTACCTGATTGGTCAACGAAGTTTTTAAGCGGTAGTGAGAGAATCTGCGGTTACACCAGTGATGAGATTGATTCTAAAAAAGACAAATGGCTTAGCCTTATACATCTAGATGATAAGGAAAGAGTCTTTAGACAAGGTTCCGAACTAACAAAAGTACCGAAAAATATGGTTCAAATATATCGAATCATAACTAAAGACGGCAATGTTTGCTGGGTTGAAGACTATAAGACGTCGCTTTTTTCTAAAGAAGGGGAATTTATAGGGATAGAAGGTACTGTATATGATATCACTTCTCTTAAACAGGCAAAGGACGAACTGAAAAATGAGAAGACTTTCATTGATAATATGCTGGATACCATCACGGATGGTTTTTTGGTGATTGACTTAGAAGGAAAAATTCTCCGATGGAATAAAACCATTAGTCAGGTCACAGGTTACAGCGACGAGGAAATATCCTTGATGCAAGCGACCGACTTTTTTTCAGGCGAAGACATTCAGCTCGTGATAGATAATATTGGGATAGTGCTACAAGAAGGACATGCCAGCAACCAGGCATCCGTCGTTACTAAAGAGGGAAAAAGTATCCCTTACGAGTTTACTGGCGACTTGTTTAGGGACCATGAGGGCAATCCTTTAAATATCTGTGCCGTAGGCAGAGATATTACCGAGCGTATACATGCGGAGAATGCGCTGCGAAAGAGCGAAGAGAAGTATCGCGATCTTGTTGAAAACATGAACGAGGTCATTTTTACCGTTGATAAGAGCGGGTTTCTTGTCTATGTCAGTCCTGCTATAGAATCCATTTTGGGTTATAGCCCTTCCGAGGTCATTGGCAAGTCGATTCAGGAAATCATATATAAAGCAGACCTGAAATTGGTGATGGGTCGTTTCCAGAAAGCTCTCGCCGGAATAAAAGTTCCGACTGAGTACAGAGTATACAAAAAATCCGGAGAAATATGCTGGGTATACTCTTCCAGCAAGCCGGTCTTCGATGAAAAGGGTGTTTATGGCCTGCAAGGCCTGCTGACCGATATTGATGACCGGAAACGAGCAGAAGAAGAAAAAAAGGGTTTAGAGAAAAAGCTGGTTCGCTCTCAAAAAATGGAGGCACTGGGCATTCTTGCCGGAGGTGTCGCCCATGATCTCAATAATGTATTGTCCGGGATTATAAATTATCCTGAGTTATTGTTAATGACGCTTCCCGAAGAAAGCCCGATGAGAAAACCTCTGCAGGCCATAATGAATTCGGGCTTAAAATCCGTTGCAATCGTCCAGGATTTATTAGATCTTACAAGAAGGGGTGTTATTGTCAATGAAACTTTGAATTTAAACGATATTGTTTCTGATCATTTAAGATCACCCGAAAATAAAAAGGTTATTAGCTATCACCCCGGTGTTGATATTGAGACGAATCTTGAACCTGATCTTCTCAATATAATAGGTTCTCCGGTTCACTTAAAGAAAGCGGTGATGAATTTGCTCTCCAATGCAGCAGAAGCGCTGTCCGGTGGCGGTAGGATCATAATCTCTACTGAAAACAGATATGTTGACAGTCCAATAAAGGGGTATGATCACATAGATGAAGGGGATTTTGCTGTCCTGAGAATACAAGATAACGGGACTGGAATCGCGGTTGAGGACCTCCAAAATATATTTGAACCCTTTTACACAAAAAAAGAAATGGGCAGAAGCGGTACAGGATTGGGAATGACTATCGTATGGAACACAGTTCAAGACCATCAAGGATATATAAATTTAGAAAGCACTGTAGGAAAAGGAACCGCTTTTGAACTCTATTTTCCTGTAACAAGAGAAGAAATTGCTAAAGAGAAAGTCTCGATATCGCTTAAAGATTACATAGGCAAAGGCGAAACAATTTTAGTGGTTGATGATATTAAGGAACAAAGGGAAATCGCATTTCAAATGTTAAAAACATTGGGCTATTTTGTCACTTCCGTTTCAAGCGGTGAAGAAGCTGTTGAATACATAAAAAACAATTCAGCAGATTTGCTGGTTTTAGATATGATTATGGACCCGGGCATGGATGGCCTTGACACATACCAGAAAATCCTCGAAATACATCCGGGCCAAAAAGCAATCGTTGCAAGTGGATTTTCCGAAACAGACCGGGTCAAAGAGGTTCAAAGACTTGGCGCCGGAGCATATATTAAAAAACCATACACTTTTGAAAAGATCGGTTTAGCCCTGAAAACCGAATTGGAAAGATAA